In Debaryomyces hansenii CBS767 chromosome A complete sequence, a genomic segment contains:
- a CDS encoding DEHA2D05742p (similar to uniprot|P40099 Saccharomyces cerevisiae YER183C FAU1 5 10-methenyltetrahydrofolate synthetase), whose translation MSKETLIKSAKKQLRTSLKKKLIEISADSINSQSIGISNSLIQVPQFKNAKKIALYMNMPNSEAQTMDIIKHCFDVKKALYLPKCNVVPLEGRKRNYLSMLEVSSYENVLQLEPQGKYNLLEPICGNDIMDTGDLDVIIVPGVAFTKSKKRLGHGAGFYDEFLNVYHKKFNRSPYLIGIGLEEQLVDEIPKEEHDWNMNCLVIGNTGVIR comes from the coding sequence ATGTCTAAGGAAACACTTATTAAGAGCGCCAAAAAGCAACTTCGAACTTCactaaagaagaagctaattgaaatatcagCCGATTCGATTAATCTGCAATCAATTGgtatatcaaattcattaatcCAAGTTCCACAGTTTAAGAATGCTAAAAAGATAGCGCTTTACATGAATATGCCGAACCTGGAAGCCCAAACTATGGACATAATAAAGCATTGCTTTGATGTTAAAAAAGCCTTATATTTGCCGAAATGTAATGTTGTGCCATTAGAGGGGAGGAAACGTAATTACTTATCCATGCTTGAAGTTTCAAGTTATGAAAATGTCTTACAATTAGAACCACAAGGCAAATATAATTTGCTTGAACCAATTTGTGGTAATGATATAATGGATACTGGCGATCTTGACGTGATTATAGTTCCAGGGGTAGCATTCACGAAGCTGAAAAAAAGACTTGGCCATGGAGCTGGTTTTTACGATGAGTTTTTAAATGTATACCATAAAAAGTTTAATAGAAGTCCTTATTTAATAGGAATTGGGTTAGAAGAACAATTAGTCGATGAAATACCTAAGGAAGAACACGACTGGAATATGAATTGTTTGGTGATAGGTAATACTGGAGTCATCCgttga
- a CDS encoding DEHA2D05808p (similar to uniprot|Q07824 Saccharomyces cerevisiae YLL028w TPO1 polyamine transport protein), which yields MSATPEVNNKENNNSSRSSSLFNAPTNRTERNEAENEEPKAFVGDLEMGESKGVPDGGDELTRYESNPAAARTLSHRMAEGKSLLNKANKTNESLPKIGGGREFPPYLGDRSPFMVTFDGPKDPIHPHNWSSKRKIVCSVVVGFTALAVTIGSAIFSTVSNDIMEKFNVGSTVATLGTSLFVFGFASGPIIWGPMSELYGRKIVLIPSCFGFVCFSFAVASANDLQTIMICRFFAGFIGAAPLVAVPAAIADMFGAAVRGQAMAIFGIILFGGPELATIFCGFTVKNDALGWRWTSYFSALIGCLALIGVTFYFDETHHPLILVKQAETLRRRTGNWAVQAPHEEFTLSLKEICQNNISRPLVMLFTEPILLLISIYTAFIYGLLYLLLTAIPLIFMGNYHFVQGVGQLPYLAVVIGLVIGGAFCIFFEKRFHRIMVQNDGKPIAEERLPPMMVGSFFFSGGLFWLGWAGDFPEKVHWIVPTIGCSFVGFGLITIFLPCINYIIDCYLYFAASALAGNTFMRSSFGGAFPLFARQMFLNMEIKWASTLLGCFAAILIPVPFLFYKYGQSLRTRSKYAVVL from the coding sequence ATGTCAGCCACACCAGAAGTTaacaataaagaaaataacaATTCTAGCagatcttcttctttgtttaaTGCACCGACTAACAGAACTGAAAGAAATGAAGCCGAAAACGAGGAACCGAAAGCATTCGTGGGAGACTTAGAAATGGGTGAAAGTAAAGGTGTGCCTGATGGGGGAGACGAGCTTACACGTTACGAATCCAACCCAGCGGCTGCGAGGACTTTAAGTCATAGAATGGCTGAGGGTAAAAGTTTACTAAATAAAGCTAACAAGACTAATGAACTGTTACCAAAGATAGGTGGGGGTAGAGAATTTCCCCCTTACTTGGGTGATAGAAGTCCCTTTATGGTTACGTTCGACGGTCCAAAGGATCCTATACACCCGCACAACTGGTCCTCCAAAAGGAAGATAGTTTGTAGTGTAGTTGTAGGTTTCACAGCTCTTGCAGTTACTATTGGGTCAGCAATATTTTCTACAGTGAGTAATGACATCATGGAGAAATTTAATGTTGGTTCAACAGTTGCAACCTTAGGAACATCGTTATTTGTATTTGGTTTTGCTTCGGGTCCAATCATTTGGGGTCCAATGTCAGAATTGTACGGAAGAAAAATTGTATTGATTCCTTCTTGTTTCGGTTTCGTTTGCTTTTCATTTGCGGTAGCTTCTGCAAATGATTTACAAACGATTATGATTTGCAGATTCTTTGCCGGTTTCATTGGTGCGGCACCGTTGGTGGCAGTTCCTGCTGCAATAGCGGATATGTTCGGAGCTGCTGTAAGAGGTCAAGCTATGGCTATTTTCGGTATCATTTTATTTGGAGGGCCTGAGTTGGCAACCATCTTCTGTGGTTTCACAGTAAAAAATGATGCCTTAGGCTGGAGATGGACTTCATACTTTAGTGCATTAATTGGTTGTCTTGCTTTGATCGGTGTGACATTCTACTTTGATGAAACACATCATCCTTTGATTTTGGTCAAACAGGCAGAGACCTTAAGAAGGAGAACCGGTAATTGGGCTGTCCAAGCACCTCATGAAGAATTTACTTTGTcattaaaagaaatttgtCAAAACAACATTTCTAGACCGCTTGTCATGTTATTCACTGAACCCATACTATTATTGATTAGTATATACACGGCTTTTATTTACGGTTTGTTATATTTGCTTTTAACTGCGATTCCATTGATATTTATGGGTAATTATCATTTTGTTCAAGGGGTGGGTCAATTACCCTATCTAGCAGTAGTGATTGGTCTTGTTATTGGGGGCGCGTTTTGCATTTTTTTCGAAAAAAGGTTCCATAGAATCATGGTGCAAAATGATGGCAAACCCATTGCTGAAGAAAGGTTGCCTCCTATGATGGTTGgctctttcttcttttctggTGGTTTATTTTGGTTGGGATGGGCAGGAGATTTCCCCGAGAAGGTTCATTGGATTGTTCCAACTATTGGTTGTTCATTTGTTGGCTTTGGTTTGATTACAATTTTCTTGCCTTGTATTAATTACATTATTGATTGCTACTTGTATTTTGCTGCATCAGCTTTAGCAGGTAACACTTTCATGAGATCTTCATTTGGTGGTGCTTTCCCGCTTTTCGCTCGTCAAATGTTTCTCAATATGGAAATTAAGTGGGCAAGCACGTTATTGGGATGCTTTGCAGCAATTTTGATTCCTGTTCCTTTCTTATTTTACAAATACGGGCAATCTCTCAGAACCAGATCTAAATACGCCGTAGTCTTATAA
- a CDS encoding DEHA2D05764p (similar to uniprot|P38890 Saccharomyces cerevisiae YHR207C SET5) — translation MMETESKADTASLANKFEVVDINDYEAESSEPIVPHERQIVDDVIAIWKQDPSTETLGIGKLHAMVKGRHPNWSVSEKRVKTLLKNFGLLTNNANQQFTYANEIKSLNTPDIDLPEKVHIVMTAKRGKGLYAKNKISKGDLIWEESQLFYIAPLANVNLIKGGKACSYCGKLLTQSSSNAGISVLKGLDCNVCSEIWCSQTCKKIDSQLHGMLKHNLYNPNSSGGSKKLINANAYLELQDYCLKEQWNALYAITIIYANIITDKSGIKGKQFRAMARVSQDVRYKALNSSAGAFDNLQGGALFVGEQQEKLWKDGYNRFKNVFPKSVDNGDISYQEFMYMMGTYNINNLDSCIYLTQSHLNHNCDPNTNVETSTTVRTNGLKVFAARDIRAGEELTTTYVNPAYTVQQRQRELRVNWGFMCGCQKCKEDLKCQQRRKSSSAPAAKDDKGIREMLMDTKKEIGDQEIELEIPSSYDGERRKSVRFDEKVIAVSE, via the coding sequence ATGATGGAAACTGAATCTAAAGCTGATACTGCTTCTTTGgcaaataaatttgaagttgTAGATATCAATGACTACGAAGCTGAATCGTCAGAACCTATTGTTCCTCATGAGAGGCAAATTGTCGACGATGTTATAGCAATTTGGAAACAAGATCCTTCTACAGAAACCTTGGGTATAGGTAAATTACATGCGATGGTAAAAGGGCGTCATCCGAATTGGTCTGTGTCTGAAAAACGAGTCAAAACgttgttgaaaaattttggttTGTTGACTAATAATGCCAATCAACAATTTACGTACGCTAACGAGATTAAATCACTAAACACACCTGATATTGACCTCCCAGAGAAAGTACACATTGTAATGACGGCCAAGAGAGGTAAAGGGTTGTATGCAAAAAATAAGATTTCGAAAGGTGATTTAATATGGGAAGAATCTCAGCTATTTTATATTGCGCCATTGGCAAATGTAAACCTCATCAAAGGTGGCAAGGCTTGTTCTTATTGCGGAAAATTGCTTACACAATCAAGCAGTAATGCTGGTATATCTGTCTTGAAGGGATTAGATTGTAATGTTTGTTCTGAGATTTGGTGTTCTCAAACTTGTAAAAAGATTGATTCTCAGTTGCATGGGATGTTAAAACATAATTTATACAACCCAAATTCAAGTGGAGGTTcgaagaaattgatcaatgCAAATGCATATTTAGAGTTGCAAGATTATTGTTTAAAAGAACAATGGAATGCATTGTACGCcattacaattatttatgCTAATATCATTACTGATAAGTCTGGCATAAAAGGAAAACAATTTAGAGCGATGGCAAGAGTATCACAAGATGTTAGGTATAAGgctttgaattcatcaGCTGGTGCGTTTGACAATTTACAAGGTGGTGCCTTGTTTGTTGGAgaacaacaagaaaagTTATGGAAAGATGGTTATAATAGATTTAAAAATGTCTTTCCTAAATCAGTAGATAATGGAGATATTTCCTATCAAGAATTTATGTACATGATGGGTACGTACaacatcaataatttggattCTTGTATCTATCTTACTCAGTCGCATTTGAACCACAATTGTGATCCAAATACTAATGTTGAGACCTCGACTACGGTAAGAACCAATGGACTCAAGGTATTTGCAGCAAGAGATATAAGAGCTGGCGAAGAATTAACTACCACATATGTGAATCCAGCGTATACTGTCCAACAGAGACAAAGAGAATTGCGAGTTAATTGGGGGTTCATGTGTGGATGTCAGAAATGTAAGGAAGACTTAAAATGCCAGCAACGAAGAAAATCAAGTTCTGCACCGGCTGCTAAGGATGATAAAGGAATTAGAGAAATGTTGATGGATACGAAAAAGGAAATTGGTGACCAAGAAATTGAGTTAGAAATTCCTAGTAGTTACGATGGcgaaagaagaaaatctGTTAGATTTGATGAAAAGGTTATAGCTGTCAGCGAATAG
- a CDS encoding DEHA2D05720p (weakly similar to uniprot|Q04772 Saccharomyces cerevisiae YMR073C) encodes MNNSRIPNSKPSANSLFPPPNSAQRVSGNSSGGGTQRQKVALKPGHSPLDWAHLNSTTPFHILRGVPQQTPPPQYVKVTEDQLKMHKTKEDCWTCINGKVFNITPYIDFHPGGVNEIMKCAGRDGTVLFNKYHSWVNADRMLEKCLIGILVNN; translated from the coding sequence ATGAATAACAGTCGTATACCGAATAGTAAACCATCCGCTAATTCGTTATTTCCACCGCCAAATTCGGCTCAAAGGGTTTCGGGTAATCTGTCAGGTGGTGGAACCCAAAGACAGAAAGTAGCATTAAAGCCAGGTCATTCCCCACTAGATTGGGCTCATCTAAATTCCACTACACCATTTCATATATTAAGGGGTGTACCACAACAAACACCACCGCCACAATATGTTAAGGTGACTGAAGATCAGTTAAAAATGCATAAAACTAAGGAAGATTGTTGGACTTGCATCAATGGGAAGGTGTTCAATATTACTCCTTACATAGACTTTCATCCGGGAGGTGTTAATGAAATCATGAAATGTGCTGGGAGAGATGGTACTGTactatttaataaataccACAGTTGGGTTAACGCTGATAGAATGCTAGAAAAGTGTCTTATAGGAATCCTAGTTAATAACTGA
- a CDS encoding DEHA2D05830p (no similarity), protein MNTGLKVSYPVQSGKGIWQYKMLITSKNKTCYLDCCHNLEYLS, encoded by the coding sequence ATGAACACTGGACTTAAAGTCAGCTATCCAGTGCAGAGTGGTAAAGGAATTTGGCAATATAAGATGTTAATAACTTCGAAAAATAAGACTTGTTATTTAGACTGTTGCCACAACTTAGAATATCTAAGTTAG
- a CDS encoding DEHA2D05786p (similar to CA1838|IPF5777 Candida albicans unknown function) translates to MKSVPFIRQNLSRSIRKSQLQYNFFRNYVTRSEFDSPFDYVPKRTKPFIRWKTTGVFFVIGAFLAYNETLFDYYASFTDTQNVDELTPLRLEYELKHMPIYERLAHPRKNENWIKLESWENLDRNVLDNQNVITKTKKQKEYSKPSLPTKTLAQPGGICIRPVIFYNLDTGEGVTIVHAGYRLCGYPFIVHGGILATLLNETFKRNASLSNFTTSNLKDDFKVENLSISYKYPSFANQFLIIKTRRKESIGNDDNKTITLESVIESQKGQVCVKGEAVLHDTGRATNIMNQEQAKNKKWFSL, encoded by the coding sequence atgaaGCTGGTTCCATTTATAAGacaaaatttatcaagaagTATTAGGAAGTCACAACtacaatataattttttcagaAATTATGTAACAAGATCCGAATTTGATTCTCCGTTTGATTACGTACCGAAACGTACTAAACCATTTATCCGTTGGAAGACAACAGGTgtattttttgtaattgGGGCGTTTCTAGCATATAACGAGACTCTTTTTGACTATTATGCTTCCTTTACTGATACGCAAAATGTAGATGAATTAACGCCGTTGAGATTGGAGTATGAATTAAAACACATGCCTATATATGAAAGATTGGCACATCCAAGGAAGAACGAAAATTGGATCAAATTAGAATCCTGGGAGAATTTGGACAGAAATGTTTTAGATAACCAGAATGTTATTACTAAAACcaagaaacaaaaagaatataGTAAGCCGTCACTTCCTACAAAGACATTAGCTCAGCCAGGAGGGATATGTATCAGGCCTGTCATTTTTTACAATCTCGACACAGGAGAAGGAGTTACTATTGTCCACGCTGGTTATAGGCTATGTGGATATCCGTTCATTGTTCATGGTGGAATTCTTGCCACTCTTTTGAATGAAACTTTTAAAAGAAATGCATCATTGAGCAATTTCACTACCTCCAATTTGAAGGATGATTTCAAGGTTGAAAacttatcaatatcatataAGTATCCATCGTTTGctaatcaatttttgattattaaaactagaagaaaagaaagtaTTGGCAATGATGACAATAAAACCATAACGTTGGAAAGTGTAATTGAATCACAGAAAGGTCAGGTTTGTGTGAAGGGTGAGGCCGTATTACACGATACAGGCCGGGCAACAAATATTATGAATCAAGAACAGGcgaaaaataaaaaatggTTCCTGTTATAA